Proteins encoded within one genomic window of Besnoitia besnoiti strain Bb-Ger1 chromosome II, whole genome shotgun sequence:
- a CDS encoding hypothetical protein (encoded by transcript BESB_036010): protein MPVFRQCPVSGTARRSGKGSLTGGAMKSLWAAAACGVRRLYLPLFPSCVFCVFCALLFSPSSPALPSSRLGALLSSQPSASFTARVGGVLVLLCVAQQEDYVGGHWDSHVSSPARYGAPSSAAASSGEAARESSETSDGEDEEPESVTAPSLLRSESQDHYVALPQDVIARLARVPLRTESNGASVAIGHQPSRDGLAYAPADFGESQGAPWRATALHSQSALPLHSSDGVRGLHFRGAETPLQQSRASSFGFSGGAPSVYFLLPRSNASGTGSVQSAQLSGRASEDERSVEEETPTRGFYRHINRESLGRPFSEKISAQLGDLYPRGGGDYSSAPEFIQKVPGASVPVTAADPHYIYSLSTPASRQREGNPLSAIPEHGASASSPAVLLRYAGDSVPSERPFGTPPPADSPVGFRQESDVAQDGVPRPQYWSPYAGLQRGRENVFVTSEGDQKQAGGEGNLPRAREGGGAVVYGQGPAQGRRHYPQPGLHSLESPSSTALSFLKSLVPGSAFAREVKDTFLRKTEEAKDAYLQLGIESVAAAVSALFSLTPTSRERLDEDGPSSEARDPCVSTAHVPSRARTSSREHACKAKRKRGEGMVNASSDGEDGMAVGARMFAMGIEEGIATGRTALQKLRESSELEDVSTRSYGDGKRRRKLPPYQVQVRKKMVTVDSWYTRSLGATMNGRRKDDEDALLVYSPLAGFPNARLVGLFDGHAGYEISRFCATHATDIFGAMADFSAESFKDACLALDDAALHQPGPVPSSGSTGIILVLEQKWTAGGQIFFHLHAANVGDSRALLLRQDGSFIVLSEDHRPNNPAERKRIESAGGRVERKRNGIWRVDGFLALSRAFGDFMLKQESSLPADAQRVVAVPDVLETIARPGDILLLACDGMFEARGMTWEAVAAILKKSIDETHGDLAQVAYRMLDAAFFRGSRDNISVIIIRFENYKHTVTTVSRFDFDAAGIFHFCDSAEAHEAVEKSVCSCFDFLSPERASSLSAVMDEPSPM from the exons ATGCCCGTCTTTCGTCAGTGTCCCGTTTCTGGGACAGCAAGGCGAAGCGGCAAGGGGAGCCTCACAGGCGGGGCCATGAAATCCCtctgggcggcggccgcctgcggagtGCGGCGGCTTTACCTGCCGCTGTTCCCCTCGTGTGTTTTTTGTGTGTTCTGTgccctccttttctctccgtcCTCCCCTGCTCTCCCGTCGTCTCGTCTCGGCGCACTTTTGTCGTCCCAGCCGTCCGCGTCGTTCACGGCTAGGGTCGGCGGTGTGCtcgttcttctctgcgttgcACAACAGGAAGACTACGTCGGCGGGCACTGGGATTCTCATGTTTCGTCACCGGCACGTTACGGGGCTCCGAgctcggcggctgcgagctcaggagaggcagcgcgggaGTCCTCCGAGACATCAGatggagaagacgaggaaccCGAGTCCGTTACAGCCCCGTCCCTGTTACGTTCTGAGTCACAGGACCACTACGTGGCGCTTCCTCAGGATGTTATCGCTCGGCTTGCACGGGTCCCGTTGCGCACAGAGAGTAACGGCGCATCAGTTGCGATCGGGCATCAGCCGAGCCGAGACGGTCTGGCGTACGCGCCCGCTGATTTTGGCGAGTCTCAGGGTGCTCCCTGGCGCGCCACGGCGTTGCATTCACAGTCTGCTCTCCCCCTTCACTCCTCCGATGGGGTACGTGGCCTCCATTTCCGCGGTGCTGAAACGCCCCTACAACAGagtcgcgcgtcttcctttGGTTTTTCTGGCGGGGCACCCTCGGTGTATTTCCTCTTGCCACGCAGCAACGCCAGCGGGACAGGATCTGTGCAGTCTGCACAGCTTTCCGGACGCGCGTCTGAGGACGAGCGTAGCgtagaagaagagacgcccACACGGGGCTTCTACCGGCACATCAACCGGGAGAGCCTGGGGCGTCCCTTTTCAGAAAAAATCTCCGCACAGCTGGGAGACCTCTACCCCCGAGGTGGCGGAGACTACAGTTCGGCGCCCGAGTTCATCCAGAAAGTTCCTGGCGCTTCTGTGCCCGTAACAGCAGCTGATCCACATTACATTTACTCACTGTCGACCCCTGCATCGCGGCAGAGGGAAGGCAACCCGCTCAGCGCTATCCCTGAACAcggcgcgtccgcttcgTCCCCTGCCGTTCTGTTGAGATACGCAGGAGACAGCGTGCCTAGCGAAAGGCCGTTCGGTACGCCGCCACCTGCTGACTCCCCCGTCGGCTTCCGACAGGAGTCAGATGTCGCGCAAGATGGTGTGCCTCGTCCACAGTATTGGAGCCCGTACGCGGGCCTGCAACGAGGTCGAGAAAACGTCTTCGTTACCTCGGAAGGCGACCAGAAGCAAGCTGGAGGAGAGGGCAACCTTCCacgagcgagagaaggaggaggcgccgtaGTGTATGGGCAGGGACCAGCGCAAGGGCGCCGACACTACCCGCAGCCGGGACTGCATTCTCTTGAGTCGCCGTCATCGACTGCGTTGTCGTTTCTGAAATCTCTTGTCCCTGGCAGCGCCTTTGCACGCGAAGTGAAAGACACATTTCTCCGGAAAaccgaagaagcgaaggacgCGTACTTGCAGCTCGGAATAGAGTCTGTAGCGGCTGCGGTCAGTGCGCTTTTCTCACTAACGCCGACATCCAGGGAGCGGCTAGACGAAGACGGGCCTTCTTCTGAAGCCCGCGACCCATGCGTCAGCACAGCGCATgtgccgtcgcgcgcccgcacgTCTAGTCGCGAGCACGCTTGtaaggcgaagaggaagcgaggcgagggcatGGTGAACGCAAGCTCCGACGGTGAAGACGGTATGGCTGTCGGCGCACGAATGTTCGCTATGGGGATTGAGGAAGGCATCGCGACTGGAAGAACAGCGTTGCAGAAATTGAGAGAAAGTTCCGAACTCGAAGATGTGTCTACGCGGTCCTATGGGGACGGTAAACGGAGGAGAAAGTTGCCCCCGTATCAGGTCCAG GTGCGGAAGAAAATGGTCACGGTTGACAGTTGGTACACGCGTTCCCTTGGTGCGACGATGAATGGTCGCCGCAAGGACGATGAGGAT GCGCTCTTGGTTTACTCCCCTCTTGCGGGCTTTCCGAACGCGCGGCTAGTTGGGCTCTTCGATGGGCACGCCGGCTACGAAATTTCGCGTTTCTGCGCGACGCATGCCACGGATATTTTTG GCGCCATGGCCGATTTTTCGGCGGAGTCTTTCAAAGACGCTTGCCTGGCTCTTGATGACGCAGCTTTGCACCAGCCTGGACCAGTGCCGAGCTCGGGTTCGACAG GGATCATTCTCGTGCTTGAACAGAAATGGACAGCGGGCGGTCAAATCTTTTTTCACCTCCATGCGGCCAACGTGG GTGACAGTCGCgcgttgctgctgcgccaggaCGGATCGTTCATCGTCTTGTCAGAAGACCACAGACCGAACAACCCGGCAGAGCGGAAGAGAATTGAATCGGCTGGAGGCCGCGTGGAGAGAAAGCGGAATGGCATTTGGCGAGTAGATGGCTTTCTTGCTCTCTCGCGTGCCTTTGGAGATTTC ATGCTGAAGCAGGAGTCCTCGCTGCCGGCCGACGCCCAACGCGTCGTAGCCGTTCCAGACGTATTGGAGACGATTGCACGCCCCGGAGATATCCTCCTCCTTGCGTGTGACG GCATGTTCGAGGCTCGCGGCATGACGTGGGAGGCCGTTGCTGCGATTCTCAAGAAAAGCATAGATGAAACGCACGGGGACCTCGCTCAAGTAGCCTATCGGATGCTGGACGCAGCATTCTTCCGCG GCTCTCGGGATAACATCAGTGTTATCATCATCCGTTTTGAAAACTACAAGCACACGGTGACGACAGTTAGCCGGTTTGACTTCGATGCAGCTG GTATTTTTCACTTCTGTGACTCGGCCGAGGCACACGAGGCGGTGGAAAAGTCAGTATGCTCTTGCTTCGACTTCCTGTCGCCTGAAAGAGCCAGCAGTTTGTCGGCTGTGATGGATGAGCCAAGTCCGATGTAG